In Kryptolebias marmoratus isolate JLee-2015 linkage group LG20, ASM164957v2, whole genome shotgun sequence, a genomic segment contains:
- the LOC108232802 gene encoding E3 ubiquitin-protein ligase HECTD3-like yields the protein MSVGNSPHLLLGRIRFLNRCIEGFRRSEPVPESLCYVPKEVCYKICKDSSSSSSASSRASAGGPTGGKTLLSVFESPNQTPHNKKSYKYNIEPKKGTCIRTTGEEYCNSQGLWVKMNKEQLEEHRPGQELEEGWILVCKHTEGGDRLVPVESPETVGRQQQLFGYDHKPCSRWEQVVDVENALYIGSKPRISECDAAAVQKLRYVPPTWTYECDEDLVHYFYDHIGKEDENLGSVKQCVTSIDVSSCSDDPSGGVQCLTDEDSDTYWESDDMQGQHWIRLHMKRDAVVNKLILTVDSFDDSYMPKRVTVYGGEGDNLKKLSDVTIDDTLIGEVCVLEDMTSHLPVIEVRIEECRDEGTDVRIRGLKIKSSCERDLGLNADVFQSSNLVRYPRLQGTPPDILYRRVLVIQRFISLLDSVLPHLVPAWDYSLGTFNQIKSIKQFLLLTKRRSALITQCLKDSETSKPNFMPRLYINRRLAMEHRDNPSLDPSCKNAVFSQVFEGLKPSDKLEKTLDYRWPAGYDQWWECKFIAEGIIDQGGGFRDSLADMSEELCPSSAECPMPLPFFTRTSNQGALEARDYYVPNPSCKDFQKYEWIGQLMGAALRGKDFLVLALPGLVWKQLTGEAVSWSKDFPAVDSVLVNLLEAMENMDKETFEFRFGDELVYTTPLTSGQTVDLVPGGGDVSVRYEDRKEFIRLVEKARLEESRQQIAAMQAGLLKVVPQAVLDLLTWQEVEKKVCGDPEISVEALKRLTRYEDLEQSDLRVQYLWEALTNFTNEDRSRFLRFVTGRSRLPAPIYVYPDKQWSGTTDVLPQSSTCSSALYLSNYSSAKVFEEKLRYAAYNCVAIDTDMSP from the exons ATGTCTGTGGGTAACAGCCCTCACCTGCTGCTCGGCAGGATCCGCTTCCTGAACAGGTGCATTGAAGGCTTCAGGAGGAGCGAACCGGTACCAGAGAGTCTGTGTTACGTCCCCAAGGAGGTGTGCTACAAGATCTGCAAGGATTCCTCGTCCAGCTCCTCAGCCTCTTCCAGAGCCTCTGCGGGAGGCCCCACGGGAGGAAAAACCCTTCTGTCCGTCTTTGAAAGTCCGAATCAGACTCCCCACAACAAGAAGTCGTACAAATACAACATTGAGCCGAAGAAGGGGACTTGTATCAGGACCACAGGGGAAGAATACTGCAACAGCCAGGGTCTTTGGGTCAAAATGAATAAG gagcagctggaggagcaccGTCCCGGCCAGGAGCTGGAGGAAGGCTGGATCCTGGTGTGTAAACACACAGAGGGGGGCGACAGGTTGGTCCCCGTGGAGTCGCCGGAGACGGTcggcagacagcagcagctcttcgGCTACGACCACAAACCCTGCAGCCGCTGGGAGCAGGTGGTGGACGTGGAGAACGCGCTCTACATCGGCTCCAAGCCCAGAATCTCGGAGTGTGACGCCGCCGCGGTCCAGAAGCTGAG GTATGTTCCTCCCACGTGGACTTATGAATGTGACGAGGACCTGGTGCACTACTTCTATGACCACATAGGAAAAGAGGACGAGAACCTGGGGAGTGTGAAACAGTGTGTGACCAGCATCGACGTGTCCTCATGTTCA GACGATCCCAGCGGGGGGGTTCAGTGTCTGACGGACGAAGACTCCGACACGTACTGGGAGAGCGACGACATGCAGGGGCAGCACTGGATCCGCCTCCACATGAAGCGAGACGCTGTGGTCAA TAAGCTGATACTAACCGTGGACTCGTTCGACGACAGCTACATGCCGAAGAGAGTGACGGTTTACGGAGGAGAGGGAGACAACCTGAAGAAGCTGAGTGACGTCACCATCGACGA CACTCTGATTGGAGAGGTGTGCGTCCTGGAGGACATGACGTCTCACCTGCCTGTTATTGAAGTTAGAATTGAAGAATGTAGAG ATGAGGGGACGGACGTCCGGATTCGAGGTTTAAAGATCAAGTCGTCGTGTGAAAGGGACCTGGGTCTGAACGCGGATGTTTTTCAGTCCTCTAACTTGGTGCGTTACCCCCGTCTGCAGGGCACCCCGCCTGACATCCTGTACCGCAGAGTGTTAGTCATCCAGAG GTTCATCAGCCTCCTGGACAGCGTGCTGCCACACCTGGTACCTGCCTGGGACTACAGCCTGGGAACCTTCAACCAGATCAAA AGCATAAAGCAGTTCCTGCTGCTGACCAAACGGCGCTCTGCCCTCATCACTCAGTGCCTGAAGGACTCTGAGACCAGTAAGCCAAACTTTATGCCTCGACTCTACATCAACAGACGTCTGGCCATGGAGCACAGAGACAATCCATCCCTGGACCCCAGCTGCAAGAACGCTGTGTTCAGTCAG GTGTTTGAGGGTCTGAAGCCGTCTGACAAACTTGAGAAGACGTTGGATTATAG ATGGCCTGCTGGATATGATCAGTGGTGGGAATGTAAGTTCATCGCTGAGGGAATCATCGACCAGGGAGGAGGATTTCGGGACAGCCTGGCGGACATGTCGGAGGAGCTTTGTCCCAGCTCAGCTGAGTGCCCCATGCCTCTGCCGTTCTTCACCCGAACGTCCAACCAG GGCGCCTTAGAGGCCAGAGACTACTACGTCCCCAACCCGTCCTGCAAGGACTTCCAGAAATATGAGTGGATCGGTCAGCTGATGGGAGCTGCTCTCAGAGGGAAAGACTTCTTA GTTTTGGCGCTGCCCGGGCTGGTCTGGAAGCAGCTGACTGGAGAGGCCGTCAGCTGGAGCAAAGACTTCCCAGCAGTCGACTCGGTTCTG GTAAACCTGCTGGAAGCCATGGAGAACATGGATAAGGAGACCTTCGAGTTCAGGTTTGGGGACGAACTGGTCTACACGACCCCTCTGACCAGCGGTCAGACGGTGGACCTCGTCCCCGGTGGCGGCGACGTGTCCGTTCGATACGAGGACCGAAAGGAGTTCATCCGCCTGGTGGAGAAGGCTCGGCTGGAGGAGAGCAGGCAGCAG ATTGCAGCCATGCAGGCAGGGCTGCTGAAGGTGGTTCCTCAGGCTGTCCTGGACCTTCTCACGTGGCAGGAAGTGGAGAAGAAAGTGTGTGGAGACCCGGAGATCAGCGTGGAGGCTCTGAAACGCCTCA CGCGCTATGAAGACCTGGAACAAAGTGATCTCAGGGTCCAGTACTTGTGGGAGGCGCTGACAAACTTCACCAACG aggaTCGCAGCAGGTTTCTGAGGTTTGTAACCGGTAGAAGTCGTCTTCCTGCACCGATCTACGTTTATCCAGACAAACAATG GTCCGGAACAACCGATGTTCTTCCTCAGTCGTCCACGTGTTCCAGCGCTCTTTATCTATCCAACTATTCAAG CGCAAAGGTTTTTGAGGAGAAGCTGCGTTACGCTGCGTACAACTGTGTGGCTATCGACACCGACATGAGCCCCTGA
- the rps8a gene encoding 40S ribosomal protein S8 isoform X2: MGISRDNWHKRRKTGGKRKPYHKKRKYELGRPAANTKLGPRRIHTVRVRGGNKKYRALRLDSGNFSWGSEGCTRKTRIIDVVYNASNNELVRTKTLVKNCIILVDSLPFRQWYEAHYAIPLGRKKGAKLTPEEEELLNKKRSKKTQKKYDERKKTAKISSLLEEQFLQGKLLACIASKPGQCGRADGYILEGKELEFYLRKIKAKKGK; this comes from the exons ATGG GTATCTCAAGGGATAACTGGCACAAACGCCGCAAGACTGGCGGTAAACGCAAGCCCTACCACAAGAAGAGGAAGTATGAGCTCGGACGtccagctgcaaacacaaag CTTGGTCCTCGTCGCATCCACACAGTGAGGGTCCGCGGCGGGAACAAGAAGTACCGCGCTTTGAGGTTGGACTCTGGGAACTTCTCATGGGGCTCTGAGG GCTGCACACGCAAAACCAGGATCATCGACGTGGTCTACAATGCCTCCAACAACGAGCTGGTCAGAACCAAAACCCTGGTGAAGAACTGCATCATTCTGGTGGACAGCCTTCCCTTCAGGCAGTGGTATGAGGCCCACTACGCCATTCCTTTGGGACGCAAGAAGGGTGCCAAGCTG ACCCCTGAGGAAGAAGAGCTCCTCAACAAGAAGAGGTCCaagaagacccagaagaagTACGACGAACGCAAAAAGACAGCCAAGATCAGCAGTCTCCTCGAAGAGCAGTTCCTGCAGGGAAAACTGCTCG CCTGCATCGCCTCCAAACCTGGACAGTGCGGCAGGGCGGACGGCTACATCCTGGAGGGCAAAGAGCTCGAGTTTTACCTGAGGAAGATCAAGGCCAAGAAAGGCAAATAG
- the rps8a gene encoding 40S ribosomal protein S8 isoform X1 codes for MQLAAESISRDNWHKRRKTGGKRKPYHKKRKYELGRPAANTKLGPRRIHTVRVRGGNKKYRALRLDSGNFSWGSEGCTRKTRIIDVVYNASNNELVRTKTLVKNCIILVDSLPFRQWYEAHYAIPLGRKKGAKLTPEEEELLNKKRSKKTQKKYDERKKTAKISSLLEEQFLQGKLLACIASKPGQCGRADGYILEGKELEFYLRKIKAKKGK; via the exons ATGCAGCTAGCTGCTGAAA GTATCTCAAGGGATAACTGGCACAAACGCCGCAAGACTGGCGGTAAACGCAAGCCCTACCACAAGAAGAGGAAGTATGAGCTCGGACGtccagctgcaaacacaaag CTTGGTCCTCGTCGCATCCACACAGTGAGGGTCCGCGGCGGGAACAAGAAGTACCGCGCTTTGAGGTTGGACTCTGGGAACTTCTCATGGGGCTCTGAGG GCTGCACACGCAAAACCAGGATCATCGACGTGGTCTACAATGCCTCCAACAACGAGCTGGTCAGAACCAAAACCCTGGTGAAGAACTGCATCATTCTGGTGGACAGCCTTCCCTTCAGGCAGTGGTATGAGGCCCACTACGCCATTCCTTTGGGACGCAAGAAGGGTGCCAAGCTG ACCCCTGAGGAAGAAGAGCTCCTCAACAAGAAGAGGTCCaagaagacccagaagaagTACGACGAACGCAAAAAGACAGCCAAGATCAGCAGTCTCCTCGAAGAGCAGTTCCTGCAGGGAAAACTGCTCG CCTGCATCGCCTCCAAACCTGGACAGTGCGGCAGGGCGGACGGCTACATCCTGGAGGGCAAAGAGCTCGAGTTTTACCTGAGGAAGATCAAGGCCAAGAAAGGCAAATAG
- the acadm gene encoding medium-chain specific acyl-CoA dehydrogenase, mitochondrial isoform X2: MLLNKVFRAGLRSGVRLQSSGATAARATSSPAGSLGYSFELTDQQKEFQQLARKFAREEMIPVAAAYDKSGEYPFPIIKKAWELGLVNGHIPQEYGGMGLPIFDSCLITEELAYACTGMQTAIEANSLGQMPVILAGNEAQKKKYLGRLTEEPLMCAYCVTEPGAGSDVAGIKTRAVKTGDEYVVNGQKMWITNGGKANWYFLLARTDSDPKCPASRAFTGFIVDADTPGIQIGRKEMNMGQRCSDTRGITFEDVRIPKENVLIAEGAGFKIAMGAFDNTRPPVAAGATGLAQRALDEATNYALERKTFGRTIAEHQAVSFLLAEMAMKVELARMAYQRSAWERDQGRKNTYYASIAKAFAGDIANQVASDAVQIFGGNGFNSEYPVEKLMRDAKIYQIYEGTAQIQRLIIAREHLGKFKK; encoded by the exons ATGCTGCTTAATAAG GTCTTCAGGGCCGGTCTTCGGTCTGGGGTTCGTCTGCAGAGCTCCGGCGCCACAGCAGCCAGAGCCACCAGCAGTCCTGCAGGATCCCTCGGCTACTCGTTTG AGCTGACGGACCAGCAGAAGGAGTTCCAGCAGCTGGCGAGGAAGTTCGCTCGTGAGGAGATGATCCCTGTTGCAGCTGCTTACGACAAAAGTGGTGAA TATCCCTTCCCCATCATCAAGAAGGCGTGGGAGCTCGGTCTGGTGAACGGTCACATCCCTCAGGAGTACG GTGGGATGGGTCTGCCCATCTTCGACTCGTGCCTCATCACGGAGGAGCTGGCGTACGCCTGCACCGGAATGCAGACCGCCATCGAGGCGAACTCTCTGGGA CAAATGCCCGTTATTCTTGCCGGCAACGAGGCGCAGAAGAAGAAATACCTGGGGAGGCTGACCGAGGAGCCGCTCATGTGT GCGTACTGCGTCACCGAACCCGGGGCGGGTTCTGACGTGGCCGGCATAAAGACCCGAGCGGTGAAGACGGGCGACGAGTACGTCGTTAACGGGCAGAAGATGTGGATCACCAACGGAGGGAAGGCCAACTG GTACTTCCTGCTTGCCCGCACCGACTCTGATCCCAAATGTCCAGCCAGCAGAGCTTTTACTGGCTTCATCGTGGACGCAGACACTCCGGGAATTCAAATAGGAAGGAAG GAGATGAACATGGGTCAGAGGTGCTCCGACACCAGAGGCATTACGTTTGAGGACGTCAGGATACCGAAGGAGAACGTCCTGATCGCAGAAGGAGCCGGTTTCAAAATCGCCATGGGTGCCTTTGACAACACCAGGCCACCG GTGGCAGCAGGAGCCACAGGTTTGGCACAGAGAGCTCTTGATGAAGCCACCAACTACGCCCTGGAGAGGAAGACGTTCGGCAGAACTATCGCTGAG CATCAAGCCGTGTCGTTCCTGCTGGCCGAGATGGCCATGAAGGTGGAGCTGGCCAGGATGGCGTACCAGCGGTCCGCTTGGGAACGGGATCAGGGCCGCAAGAACACCTACTACGCCTCCATCGCCAAGGCCTTTGCGGGAGACATCGCCAATCAGGTGGCCTCCGACGCCGTCCAGATTTTCGGAGGCAACGGGTTCAACAGCGAGTACCCAGTAGAGAAGCTGATGAGGGACGCGAAGATCTACCAG ATCTACGAAGGCACGGCTCAGATCCAAAGGCTCATCATCGCCAGAGAACACCTGGGAAAATTCAAGAAATGA
- the acadm gene encoding medium-chain specific acyl-CoA dehydrogenase, mitochondrial isoform X1, translating into MLTSTQVFRAGLRSGVRLQSSGATAARATSSPAGSLGYSFELTDQQKEFQQLARKFAREEMIPVAAAYDKSGEYPFPIIKKAWELGLVNGHIPQEYGGMGLPIFDSCLITEELAYACTGMQTAIEANSLGQMPVILAGNEAQKKKYLGRLTEEPLMCAYCVTEPGAGSDVAGIKTRAVKTGDEYVVNGQKMWITNGGKANWYFLLARTDSDPKCPASRAFTGFIVDADTPGIQIGRKEMNMGQRCSDTRGITFEDVRIPKENVLIAEGAGFKIAMGAFDNTRPPVAAGATGLAQRALDEATNYALERKTFGRTIAEHQAVSFLLAEMAMKVELARMAYQRSAWERDQGRKNTYYASIAKAFAGDIANQVASDAVQIFGGNGFNSEYPVEKLMRDAKIYQIYEGTAQIQRLIIAREHLGKFKK; encoded by the exons ATGTTGACCTCCACGCAGGTCTTCAGGGCCGGTCTTCGGTCTGGGGTTCGTCTGCAGAGCTCCGGCGCCACAGCAGCCAGAGCCACCAGCAGTCCTGCAGGATCCCTCGGCTACTCGTTTG AGCTGACGGACCAGCAGAAGGAGTTCCAGCAGCTGGCGAGGAAGTTCGCTCGTGAGGAGATGATCCCTGTTGCAGCTGCTTACGACAAAAGTGGTGAA TATCCCTTCCCCATCATCAAGAAGGCGTGGGAGCTCGGTCTGGTGAACGGTCACATCCCTCAGGAGTACG GTGGGATGGGTCTGCCCATCTTCGACTCGTGCCTCATCACGGAGGAGCTGGCGTACGCCTGCACCGGAATGCAGACCGCCATCGAGGCGAACTCTCTGGGA CAAATGCCCGTTATTCTTGCCGGCAACGAGGCGCAGAAGAAGAAATACCTGGGGAGGCTGACCGAGGAGCCGCTCATGTGT GCGTACTGCGTCACCGAACCCGGGGCGGGTTCTGACGTGGCCGGCATAAAGACCCGAGCGGTGAAGACGGGCGACGAGTACGTCGTTAACGGGCAGAAGATGTGGATCACCAACGGAGGGAAGGCCAACTG GTACTTCCTGCTTGCCCGCACCGACTCTGATCCCAAATGTCCAGCCAGCAGAGCTTTTACTGGCTTCATCGTGGACGCAGACACTCCGGGAATTCAAATAGGAAGGAAG GAGATGAACATGGGTCAGAGGTGCTCCGACACCAGAGGCATTACGTTTGAGGACGTCAGGATACCGAAGGAGAACGTCCTGATCGCAGAAGGAGCCGGTTTCAAAATCGCCATGGGTGCCTTTGACAACACCAGGCCACCG GTGGCAGCAGGAGCCACAGGTTTGGCACAGAGAGCTCTTGATGAAGCCACCAACTACGCCCTGGAGAGGAAGACGTTCGGCAGAACTATCGCTGAG CATCAAGCCGTGTCGTTCCTGCTGGCCGAGATGGCCATGAAGGTGGAGCTGGCCAGGATGGCGTACCAGCGGTCCGCTTGGGAACGGGATCAGGGCCGCAAGAACACCTACTACGCCTCCATCGCCAAGGCCTTTGCGGGAGACATCGCCAATCAGGTGGCCTCCGACGCCGTCCAGATTTTCGGAGGCAACGGGTTCAACAGCGAGTACCCAGTAGAGAAGCTGATGAGGGACGCGAAGATCTACCAG ATCTACGAAGGCACGGCTCAGATCCAAAGGCTCATCATCGCCAGAGAACACCTGGGAAAATTCAAGAAATGA
- the rabggtb gene encoding geranylgeranyl transferase type-2 subunit beta gives MSAQLKDVLIKADAPSSLLLDKHADYIAAYGSKKDDYEYTLSEYLRMSGIYWGLTVMDLMGQLHRMSRQEIVDFIKACQHECGGVSASIGHDPHLLYTLSAVQILCLYDSMEAIDVDKVVEYVKGLQQEDGSFAGDKWGEIDTRFSFCAVATLALLGKMDSINVDKAVEFVLSCMNFDGGFGCRPGSESHAGQIYCCTGFLSLTGQLHQLNADLLGWWLCERQLPSGGLNGRPEKLPDVCYSWWVLASLKIIGRIHWIDKAKLRRFILACQDEETGGFADRPGDMVDPFHTLFGIAGLSLLGDKQIKAVNPVLCMPEDILQRVGLQPDLLS, from the exons ATG AGTGCTCAACTAAAAGACGTCCTCATTAAAGCCGACGCTCCCAGCTCGCTGCTGCTGGACAAACATGCGGACTACATCGCTGCCTACGGCTCCAAGAAGGACGACTAT gAGTACACGCTGTCGGAGTACCTGAGGATGAGCGGGATCTACTGGGGTTTGACGGTGATGGACCTGATGGGCCAGCTGCACAGAATGAGCCGGCAGGAGATCGTAGATTTCATCAAAGCCTGTCAGCACGAGTGTGGAGGCGTGAGTGCCAGCATCGGGCACGACCCACATCTGCTCTACACCCTCAGTGCTgtccag ATCTTGTGCTTGTATGACAGCATGGAGGCGATCGATGTGGACAAAGTGGTGGAATATGTGAAAGGGCTTCAGCAGGAGGATGGCTCTTTTGCAGGAGACAAATGGG gagAGATAGACACACGGTTTTCTTTCTGTGCTGTTGCTACGTTGGCATTACTG GGGAAGATGGACTCGATAAATGTCGACAAAGCTGTGGAGTTCGTCTTGTCCTGTATGAACTTTGATGGAGGTTTCGGCTGCAGACCTGGTTCAGAGTCTCACGCTGGGCAA ATCTACTGCTGCACCGGCTTCCTGTCGCTCACCGGCCAGCTGCACCAGCTGAACGCCGACCTGCTGGGCTGGTGGCTCTGCGAGAGGCAGCTGCCGTCCGGAGGCCTCAACGGACGACCGGAGAAG CTTCCAGATGTCTGCTACTCCTGGTGGGTCCTGGCGTCCCTGAAAATCATCGGCAGGATCCACTGGATTGACAAAGCCAAGCTGCGGAGGTTTATTCTGGCCTGTCAGGACGAGGAGACGGGAGGCTTTGCTGATCGACCGGGAGACATG GTGGATCCTTTCCACACTCTGTTTGGAATCGCGGGTTTGTCTCTCCTCGGCGACAAACAGATTAAAGCAGTGAATCCAGTTCTGTGCATGCCTGAGGACATCCTGCAGAGGGTCGGTCTGCAGCCTGACCTCCTCAGTTAG